One window of Deinococcus budaensis genomic DNA carries:
- the gcvP gene encoding aminomethyl-transferring glycine dehydrogenase has product MRSPQSRPLRELLQTDDFTRRHIGPSEAEQAEMLAALNVTTLDQLTESTLPESIRFGGELNVGGPVTEAQALADLKAAAQKNRVFRSYIGMGYHGTLTPNVVLRNMLENPGWYTAYTPYQAEISQGRLEMLLNFQQTVMDLTGMPVSNASLLDEATAAAEAMTLAKRQAKSKGNVFYVADDVHPQTLDVVRTRAEYFGYEVVTGAANGELPEGTFAALVQSPGTHGDLHDLSPVAERVHAGQGALIVATDLLACALVTPPGEQGADIVIGSAQRFGVPMGFGGPHAAFLACRSEYQRSMPGRVIGVSKDGRGKTALRMAMQTREQHIRREKATSNICTAQALLANMAAAYAVYHGPEGIRTIAERVHRLTGILAKGLADGGYPLNETFFDTLSFKADVAFIQKRAEARGINFRYEGAGYLPDRIGISLDETTTLQDVADILQVITGQQVDVLALDADAVGGIPAELGRTSEYLTHPVFNTHHSEHAMLRYLKALENKDYSLVHGMIPLGSCTMKLNATAEMIPVTWPEFGGLHPFAPADQTEGYAQMLGELEAWLADITGYDAVSLQPNSGAQGEYAGLLAIRKYHESRNEAHRSVCLIPASAHGTNPASAAMLGMQVVVVKTDESGNIDLNDLRAKAEAHSANLGALMITYPSTHGVYEEHVTEVCEVIHAHGGQVYLDGANMNAMVGLAKPGLIGSDVSHLNLHKTFAIPHGGGGPGMGPIGVKAHLAPFLPNHEVRPVSESRTGAVSAAPYGSASILPISYLYIRLLGPAGLKKATQVALLNANYIARQLGGAYPVLYTGRHERVAHECILDIRPLKQASGITEEDIAKRLMDYGFHAPTMSFPVPGTLMIEPTESEPKAELDRFVEAMLEIRREIQEVQDGLLKAEDSPLRHAPHTQDDLMAEEWNRAYSRETAAFPTRAQRTWKYWPAVNRVDNVYGDRNFVCACPPVEEYAEA; this is encoded by the coding sequence ATGCGATCCCCCCAGTCCCGTCCCCTCCGTGAACTGCTCCAGACCGACGATTTCACCCGCCGCCACATCGGCCCCTCGGAGGCGGAACAGGCCGAGATGCTCGCGGCGCTGAATGTGACCACCCTGGACCAACTGACCGAAAGCACCCTGCCCGAGAGCATCCGTTTCGGGGGCGAACTTAACGTGGGTGGCCCCGTCACCGAGGCGCAGGCGCTCGCGGACCTGAAGGCCGCCGCGCAGAAAAACCGGGTCTTCCGTTCCTATATCGGCATGGGGTACCACGGAACCCTGACGCCCAACGTCGTCCTGCGGAACATGCTGGAAAACCCCGGCTGGTACACCGCCTACACGCCCTACCAGGCCGAGATCTCCCAGGGCCGCCTGGAGATGCTGCTGAACTTCCAGCAGACCGTGATGGATCTGACCGGGATGCCCGTGTCCAACGCTTCTTTGCTCGACGAGGCGACCGCCGCCGCCGAGGCGATGACGCTGGCCAAGCGCCAGGCCAAGAGCAAGGGCAACGTCTTTTACGTGGCCGACGACGTGCATCCGCAGACGCTGGACGTGGTCCGCACCCGCGCCGAGTACTTCGGGTACGAGGTCGTCACGGGCGCCGCGAATGGGGAGCTGCCGGAAGGCACCTTCGCCGCGCTGGTGCAGTCGCCCGGCACCCACGGCGACCTGCACGACCTCTCGCCGGTGGCGGAGCGGGTCCACGCCGGGCAGGGCGCCCTGATCGTGGCGACCGACCTGTTGGCCTGCGCCCTGGTGACCCCCCCCGGCGAGCAGGGCGCCGATATCGTGATCGGCAGCGCCCAGCGCTTCGGCGTGCCGATGGGCTTCGGCGGGCCGCACGCGGCGTTCCTGGCCTGCCGCAGCGAGTACCAGCGCTCCATGCCGGGCCGCGTCATCGGCGTGAGCAAGGACGGGCGCGGCAAGACGGCCCTGCGCATGGCGATGCAGACCCGTGAGCAACACATCCGCCGCGAGAAGGCGACCTCCAACATCTGCACCGCGCAGGCGCTGCTGGCGAACATGGCCGCCGCCTACGCCGTGTACCACGGGCCAGAGGGCATCCGGACGATTGCCGAGCGGGTTCACCGGCTGACCGGGATTCTGGCGAAGGGGCTGGCGGATGGTGGCTATCCGCTCAACGAAACTTTCTTCGACACGCTGAGCTTTAAGGCAGATGTGGCATTCATTCAGAAGCGTGCCGAAGCCAGGGGCATCAACTTTCGATACGAAGGCGCAGGATACCTTCCGGACCGCATAGGTATTAGCCTGGATGAGACGACGACTCTTCAGGACGTGGCCGACATCCTTCAGGTGATCACCGGGCAGCAAGTCGATGTGCTCGCCCTCGACGCCGATGCGGTCGGCGGCATCCCCGCCGAGCTGGGGCGCACTTCCGAATACCTCACCCACCCCGTCTTCAACACGCACCACTCCGAGCACGCCATGCTGCGCTACCTCAAGGCGCTGGAGAACAAGGACTACAGCCTCGTCCACGGCATGATCCCGCTGGGCAGCTGCACCATGAAGCTCAATGCCACCGCCGAGATGATTCCGGTCACCTGGCCCGAGTTCGGCGGGCTGCATCCCTTCGCGCCCGCCGATCAGACCGAGGGCTACGCGCAGATGCTCGGGGAGCTGGAAGCGTGGCTGGCCGACATCACCGGGTACGACGCGGTTTCCTTGCAGCCCAACAGCGGGGCGCAGGGCGAATACGCGGGCCTGCTCGCCATTCGCAAGTACCACGAGAGCCGGAATGAAGCGCACCGCAGCGTCTGCCTGATTCCGGCCAGCGCGCACGGCACCAACCCCGCCAGCGCCGCCATGCTGGGCATGCAGGTCGTGGTGGTGAAGACCGACGAGAGCGGCAACATCGACCTGAACGACCTGCGGGCGAAGGCCGAGGCGCACTCGGCCAACCTGGGCGCCCTGATGATCACGTACCCCAGCACCCACGGCGTGTACGAGGAACACGTCACCGAGGTCTGCGAGGTTATCCACGCGCACGGCGGACAGGTGTATCTCGACGGCGCCAACATGAACGCGATGGTGGGCCTCGCCAAGCCCGGATTGATCGGCTCGGACGTGTCGCACCTCAACCTGCACAAGACCTTCGCCATCCCCCACGGCGGCGGCGGGCCGGGCATGGGGCCGATCGGGGTCAAGGCGCACCTCGCGCCCTTCTTGCCCAACCACGAGGTTCGCCCGGTCAGCGAGAGCCGCACCGGGGCCGTCAGCGCCGCGCCCTACGGCAGCGCGAGCATCCTGCCCATCAGCTACCTGTATATCCGGCTGCTGGGGCCTGCCGGGCTGAAAAAGGCCACCCAGGTCGCCCTGCTGAACGCCAACTACATCGCCCGCCAGCTCGGCGGCGCGTACCCCGTGCTGTACACCGGCCGTCACGAGCGGGTGGCGCACGAGTGCATCCTCGACATCCGGCCCCTCAAGCAGGCTTCGGGCATCACCGAGGAAGACATCGCCAAGCGGCTGATGGACTACGGCTTCCACGCCCCCACCATGAGCTTTCCGGTGCCCGGCACCCTGATGATCGAGCCGACCGAGAGCGAGCCGAAAGCCGAACTCGACCGCTTTGTGGAAGCGATGCTGGAGATCCGCCGCGAGATTCAGGAGGTGCAAGACGGCCTGCTGAAAGCCGAGGACAGCCCGCTGCGGCACGCGCCGCACACCCAGGACGACCTGATGGCGGAAGAGTGGAACCGCGCCTACAGCCGCGAGACGGCCGCTTTCCCCACCCGCGCCCAGCGGACCTGGAAGTACTGGCCCGCCGTGAACCGGGTGGACAACGTGTATGGCGACCGCAACTTCGTGTGCGCGTGCCCGCCGGTGGAGGAGTACGCGGAAGCGTAG